The following coding sequences are from one Sphaeramia orbicularis chromosome 11, fSphaOr1.1, whole genome shotgun sequence window:
- the cct3 gene encoding T-complex protein 1 subunit gamma, producing the protein MLGQQVLVLNQNIKRESGRKVQTGNINAAKTIADVIRTCLGPRAMMKMLLDPTGGIVMTNDGNAILREIQVQHPAAKSMIEISRTQDEEVGDGTTSVIILAGEMLAVAEQFLEQQMHPTVIISAYRQALEDMLDALKDVSTPVDTSDRSMMLKIVHSAINTKALSRWSELACSIALDAVRTVELEDNGRKEIDIKKYAKVEKVPGGIIEDSCVLRGVMVNKDVTHPRMRRMIKDPRIVLLDCSLEYKKGESQTDIEISKEEDFARILQMEEEYIQQICEDIIRLKPDLVFTEKGISDLAQHYLVKANITAIRRVRKTDNNRIARACGARIVSRTDELREEDVGTGAGLFEVKKIGDEYFTFVTECKDPKACTILLRGASKEILAEVERNLQDAMQVCRNVLIEPYLLPGGGAVEMAVSKRLTERSRALTGVEQWPYRAVAQALEVIPRTLIQNCGASTIRVLTSLRAKHTQEDGLTWGVDGETGCLSDMTSLGIWEPLAVKAQTYKTAVETAILLLRIDDIVSGHKKKDKDEATGGQGAE; encoded by the exons ATGCTCGGCCAGCAGGTTTTAGTGCTCA ATCAGAACATAAAGAGAGAGTCAGGACGTAAAGTCCAGACTGGAAACATCAATGCCGCCAAG ACCATTGCAGATGTGATCCGGACCTGCCTTGGCCCTCGGGCCATGATGAAG atgCTGTTGGACCCCACAGGAGGAATCGTGATGACTAACGATGGAAATGCCATCCTCAGAGAG ATCCAGGTCCAGCATCCTGCCGCCAAATCCATGATTGAGATCAGTCGAACACAGGATGAGGAGGTGGGAGACGGAACCACATCTGTCATCATCCTGG CTGGGGAGATGTTGGCTGTAGCTGAACAGTTCTTGGAGCAGCAGATGCATCCAACTGTCATTATCAGTGCCTACAGACAGGCTTTGGAGGACATGTTGGATGCCCTGAAGGACGTCAG CACACCAGTGGACACATCAGATCGCTCCATGATGCTGAAGATTGTCCACTCAGCCATCAACACCAAAGCTCTAAGCCGCTGGTCAGAGCTGGCCTGCAGCATTGCACTGGACGCTGTCCGCACTGTCGAATTGGAGGACAACGGACGCAAAGAGATTGACATCAAGAAGTACGCCAAGGTGGAGAAG GTGCCCGGTGGGATCATTGAGGACTCGTGTGTTCTCAGAGGGGTGATGGTGAACAAAGACGTGACCCACCCTCGTATGAGACGTATGATCAAAGATCCTCGCATCGTCCTGCTAGACTGCAGTTTGGAGTACAAGAAGGGAGAAAGCCAG aCTGACATTGAGATCAGCAAGGAGGAGGACTTTGCAAGAATTCTGCAGATGGAGGAGGAATACATCCAGCAGATCTGTGAGGACATTATCCGCCTGAAGCCAGACCTGGTGTTCACCGAGAAGGGCATTTCAG ATCTGGCTCAACACTACCTGGTAAAGGCCAACATCACGGCAATCCGCCGCGTCAGGAAGACTGACAACAACCGCATCGCCAG GGCGTGTGGGGCTCGTATCGTCAGTCGGACTGACGAGCTGCGTGAGGAGGACGTTGGTACAGGGGCGGGGCTGTTTGAGGTGAAGAAGATTGGAGATGAGTACTTCACCTTCGTGACTGAGTGCAAAGACCCCAAAGCCTGCACCATCCTGCTGAGGGGCGCCAGCAAGGAGATCCTGGCT GAGGTTGAGAGGAACCTGCAGGACGCCATGCAGGTGTGCCGTAATGTCCTGATAGAGCCCTACCTGTTGCCAGGTGGTGGCGCCGTTGAGATGGCAGTGTCTAAGCGTCTGACAGAGCGTTCTCGCGCTCTAACAGGGGTTGAACAGTGGCCGTACCGCGCTGTAGCCCAGGCCCTGGAGGTGATCCCAAGAACCCTGATCCAGAACTGTGGTGCCTCCACCATCAGAGTCCTGACCTCTCTGAGG gctaaaCACACTCAGGAGGACGGTTTGACTTGGGGAGTGGATGGAGAGACCGGATGCCTGTCTGATATGACATCTCTGGGGATCTGGGAGCCACTCGCTGTCAAAGCTCAGACCTACAAGACTGCTGTGGAG ACGGCGATCCTCCTGCTGCGTATTGACGACATCGTGTCTGGACACAAGAAGAAAGACAAAGACGAGGCGACTGGTGGACAAGGAGCTGAATAA
- the LOC115428087 gene encoding protein disulfide-isomerase A3-like yields the protein MADSVRIFPPLSISSLFLALLSLPAAGSARRDVLELGDADFDYLATEHETMLVKFYAPWCGVCKKFAPEFEKAATKLKGAVQLAKVDCTANSDTCSRFGVSGYPTLKIFRNGRESTPYDGPRSADGIYQYMKKQTGPDSVHLKTEEDLENFVNHYDASIVGVFSDLHTSRLPEFLKAAGLLREQFRFAHSSNLNLAKKYGANSDCVLLFRPPRLSNKFEDSVVVFTDYLTIGSLRRFIRDHIYGLCPHMTLENKDRLRVRDLLTAYYDLDYHRNVRGSNYWRNRVMMVASKYLGRGLTFSVANKKDFLAELEDDFGLGTSDGGELPFVTIRTKLGQKYTMREEFTRDGQSLERFLDDYFSGRLKPYIKSEPVPERNTAAIKVVVAESFNDIVNDPQKDVLIQFYSPLCPHCKKLEPIYRELAETLADDPNMIIAKMNAMDNDVPLGYDVQGYPTIYFAPVGKKSDPIRYEGAREVKELLKFLKREASRSLVIHGSKDEL from the exons ATGGCTGACTCTGTCCGCATCTTTCCCCCCCTCTCCATCTCCTCCTTATTCCTCGCGCTGCTGTCTCTTCCCGCCGCCGGGTCCGCACGCAGGGACGTGCTGGAGCTCGGGGACGCAGACTTCGACTACCTAGCAACGGAGCACGAGACCATGCTGGTGAAATTCTATGCTCCATG GTGTGGTGTCTGTAAGAAATTTGCTCCAGAGTTTGAGAAAGCAGCAACAAAACTGAAGGGAGCAGTTCAACTGGCAAAG GTGGACTGTACAGCCAACTCAGACACCTGCAGTCGTTTTGGCGTTTCTGGATACCCAACTCTGAAGATCTTCAGGAATGGACGAGAGTCCACCCCCTATGATGGACCACGCTCTGCAG atggaATCTACCAGTACATGAAGAAGCAGACCGGTCCAGACTCAGTCCACTTGAAGACTGAAGAAGACCTGGAGAACTTTGTCAACCACTATGATGCCAGCATCGTAG gtgttttttcagATCTTCACACCTCTCGGTTGCCGGAGTTCCTTAAGGCTGCAGGACTGCTCCGAGAACAGTTCAGGTTCGCTCACAGCAGTAACCTGAACCTGGCCAAGAAGTATGGAGCAAACTCAGA TTGTGTACTGTTGTTCAGACCTCCCAGACTGTCTAATAAGTTTGAGGACAGTGTTGTCGTCTTCACCGACTATCTGACCATCGGTTCACTGCGACGCTTCATCAGAGACCACAT TTATGGTCTGTGTCCTCACATGACCCTGGAGAACAAAGACCGTCTGAGGGTTCGTGACCTGCTGACAGCGTACTATGACCTGGATTACCATCGCAACGTCAGAGGATCCAACTACTGGAGGAACAG GGTGATGATGGTGGCCTCTAAATACCTTGGACGGGGCCTGACCTTCTCAGTAGCCAATAAAAAGGATTTCCTGGCTGAGCTGGAGGACGACTTTGGTTTGGGGACGTCGGATGGAGGAGAGCTGCCATTTGTCACCATCCGAACCAAATTAGGCCAAAAGTACACCATGAGGGAGGAGTTCAC GAGAGATGGTCAATCACTGGAAAGGTTTTTAGATGATTACTTCTCTGGTCGGCTCAAACCCTACATCAAGTCAGAACCTGTACCTGAGAGGAACACTGCTGCCATTAAG GTCGTAGTGGCTGAGTCATTTAATGACATTGTTAATGATCCTCAAAAAGACGTCCTGATCCAGTTCTACTCACCATTATGCCCTCACTGCAAGAAACTGGAACCAATCTACAGAGAGCTGGCTGAAACG CTCGCTGATGACCCAAACATGATCATTGCCAAGATGAACGCCATGGACAATGACGTCCCACTGGGCTACGATGTCCAGGG ATATCCAACCATCTATTTTGCTCCTGTTGGTAAAAAAAGTGACCCAATACGATATGAG GGTGCCCGGGAGGTCAAAGAGCTGTTGAAATTCCTGAAACGGGAGGCAAGTCGAAGTCTTGTGATCCACGGGTCAAAGGATGAGCTGTAA
- the gon4la gene encoding GON-4-like protein: MNQVRKRLKLDRGRPHTVVPTSSSSSSSTWSIRTPNCSPHTYSHDALLLPPLPLSGGAGPEEEEEEGYLLVEEDTTDSSLVITMDDSQQEAKTARRKAMRKKRKVTEEAVERGRVSESEEEEAEVEVEIDRQLDQALETKSKQHNLTTVNVRNILHEVITNEHVVAMMKAAINETEAVPPFEPKMTRSRFKEVVERGVVIPAWNISPIKKTSDINKAPQFVDIPLAEEDSSDEEYRPDEEEEDETAEDTFQESDMESTASSPRGSRLNRMEEDSNSPWQTCRSRSRRHRVGLVSMGPPPPPKALPSKAVTDSTFLEKLHAVEEELAVCMEPYQPLSESEDEVGLMAYRTRSKRPLRDVPLGRLEAELRAPDITPDMYDSSSAPEDREWTDWLRGLMSSDVDNEEECDDEDDPEYNFLADIDEPDVEDYRDDKAVRITKKEVNELMEELFETLKEDLAGQEVDDEGHEEEEEVQEETPTVQPDTVEQHNTSPGDDETEDEPITEARTVKQQLALIRKRRKGQTQCYTQTNMEPFTLTLDARQKLRLQQQLQQHVQLLTQIHLLSSPVAKLQSEAETTRQFLFELDLLAQRGELLMSSGRQGYRSVFRASNLQGALQLLEELRQTPVNYQPQQHKPDRRGHMRCFPVMPGELAWLFATRPVFLYPELLPCANLDPDLYCPRRTAAFTAAEDCLLVLGLRNMEGSGDPTKLVSQFLLRKTLVQVRRRILQCCRPGNPDNIVKAFRYQRVLWPMPVVCSSINPAEQRPPVEREERVMPMWLVRSLPVIYSAVRHFNRLPDSATEATPPSRVTRPRHSQLTFLRSTSSYSFPPGTRYPPRLPDHLDFRRVGFMLLQQPNPVPATTEISQTPPPPRVFLHCLHLKNSNAVSATTVSTTMREQIRCHYQTLVSLRRRSHCKDRPAPCKLTEEEQEEESEVHLALSESDDEKSESETKEVDSETKKVGSRLEEVESRQQPVESEHEEMLSKGEAERGVNVLKMQEMQSAHEAGDEADDDSDDEGQRAAEDVAFAQDYLHRVCSVVQVCPERAEHLLQVLDEFLGSSAPPESLFFSLSSILSSSPQLLKDFAAFLTPTQAECCGLLVEQQLFERSRRFLRRLGRSLGEGSTLYQEVVSVLQGSSAPSLEDREKISSLLRLHTDLQQEFWDFFQQLHAPSSPVATVSDTIATDCISQNPSDISEDRETGSDSQEEEEPPVCAKNTSVTSNGEKVIVWTREADRLILTTCQQKGANRKTFRQVSTQLGNKTAQQVSLRFRDLMSLFHSANHRSMSCSSEDQPISRQEAAPD, translated from the exons ATGAATCAGGTTAGAAAACGGCTCAAACTCGACAGGGGCAGACCTCATACTGTTGTCCCTACCTCGTCGTCTTCTTCCTCATCCACCTGGAGCATCAGGACGCCAAACTGTAGTCCACATACTTACTCCCATGATGCCTTGCTGCTGCCACCGCTTCCACTTTCTGGAGGGGCGGgacctgaggaagaggaggaagaaggataTCTCCTGGTGGAGGAAGACACTACTGACTCCAGCCTCGTCATCACCATGG ATGACAGTCAGCAGGAGGCTAAAACAGCAAGGAGGAAAGCAAtgagaaagaagagaaaagtgACAGAGGAAGCAGTAGAGAGGGGCAGAGTGTCAGAGAgtgaagaggaggaggcagaAGTAGAGGTGGAGATTGACCGACAGCTGGACCAGGCACTAGAGACCAAGTCCAAACAGCACAATCTGACCACAGTGAACGTCAGGAACATCCTCCAT gAGGTGATCACTAATGAGCATGTGGTGGCCATGATGAAAGCTGCCATCAACGAGACAGAAGCAGTACCACCTTTT GAGCCCAAAATGACTAGGTCCAGGTTCAAAGAGGTTGTGGAGCGAGGAGTG GTGATCCCTGCCTGGAACATCTCTCCCATCAAGAAGACCAGTGATATCAATAAG GCACCCCAGTTCGTCGACATCCCACTAGCGGAGGAGGACTCCTCCGATGAAGAGTATCGAcctgatgaggaggaagaggacgagaCAGCTGAGGAT ACGTTCCAGGAGAGCGACATGGAGAGCACAGCATCGTCTCCCAGAGGAAGTCGATTGAACCGAATGGAGGAGGACAGTAACAGCCCCTGGCAG ACGTGTCGGAGCCGCTCAAGGCGTCATAGGGTGGGGCTAGTTTCAATGGGGCCGCCCCCTCCACCCAAAGCGCTGCCTTCCAAAGCAGTGACTGACAGCACGTTTCTGGAGAAGCTTCATGCCGTGGAGGAGGAGCTCGCTGTTTGTATGGAGCCCTACCAG CCCCTGTCTGAGTCGGAGGATGAGGTGGGTTTGATGGCCTACCGGACACGCTCCAAGCGTCCGTTGCGTGATGTTCCACTGGGCCGGCTTGAGGCAGAGCTTCGAGCCCCTGACATTACCCCTGACATGTACGACTCAAGCTCCGCTCCCGAGGACAGGGAGTGGACTGACTGGCTTAGAGGACTGATGAGTTCAGATGTTGATAATGAAG AGGAATGCGATGATGAAGATGATCCAGAATACAATTTCCTGGCTGACATTGATGAGCCAGATGTTGAGGATTACCGTGATGACAAGGCTGTCCGAATCACCA AGAAGGAGGTCAACGAGCTGATGGAGGAGCTGTTTGAAACG ctcAAAGAGGACCTGGCAGGTCAGGAGGTGGATGATGAAGgtcatgaggaagaggaggaggtacaAGAGGAAACGCCCACTGTACAGCCTGACACAGTTGAACAACACAACAC AAGTCCAGGTGATGATGAGACGGAGGATGAACCAATCACAGAAGCACGAACTGTGAAGCAGCAGCTGGCGCTGATAAGGAAGCGGCGGAAGGGACAGACGCAGtgttatacacaaacaaacatggagcCCTTCACACTGACTCTGGATGCACGACAGAAACTGAGATTGCAACAACAGCTACAACAG CACGTCCAGCTGTTGACTCAGATTCACCTGTTGAGTTCACCTGTTGCCAAACTCCAGAGTGAGGCAGAGACCACCAGGCAGTTTCtg TTTGAGTTGGACCTGTTAGCTCAGAGGGGGGAGCTACTGATGTCCTCAGGTCGTCAAGGTTACCGCAGTGTGTTCAGAGCCTCCAACCTGCAGGGGGCACTGCAGTTGCTAGAGGAATTGAGACAGACACCTGTTAACTACCAGCCACAGCAACACAAACCAGACCGCAGAGGACACA TGCGATGTTTCCCAGTCATGCCTGGTGAGCTAGCCTGGCTCTTTGCAACCCGTCCAGTCTTCCTGTACCCAGAACTGCTGCCTTGTGCcaacctggacccagacctgtaCTGCCCCCGCAGGACAGCTGCCTTCACTGCAGCGGAGGACTG CCTGCTTGTTCTAGGTCTCAGAAACATGGAAGGGTCAGGTGATCCAACCAAACTGGTGTCTCAGTTCTTGCTGAGGAAGACTCTGGTTCAGGTCCGACGAAGAATCCTGCAGTGCTGCAGACCTGGTAACCCCGACAATATTGTCAAG GCGTTCCGGTATCAACGGGTGTTGTGGCCGATGCCAGTTGTGTGCAGCAGCATCAACCCAGCAGAGCAACGCCCCCCagtggagagagaggagagggtcATGCCTATGTGGCTGGTG AGGAGTCTTCCCGTTATCTACTCAGCTGTCAGACATTTTAATAGGCTGCCTGACTCTGCCACAGAGGCCACACCTCCCTCCCGTGTGACCCGCCCTCGTCACAGTCAGCTGACCTTCCTTCGCTCCACCTCTTCATATTCTTTTCCTCCGGGGACTCGTTACCCGCCCCGCCTCCCTGATCACCTTGATTTCCGTCGTGTTGGATTCATGCTTCTGCAGCAGCCCAACCCTGTCCCTGCCACCACTGAGATTTCACAGACCCCACCCCCTCCCAGAGTCTTCCTGCACTGCCTGCACTTGAAGAACAGCAACGCTGTGTCAGCCACCACTGTCTCCACAACGATGAGAGAGCAAATCAGATGCCACTACCAGACGTTGGTCAGTCTAAGGAGGAGGAGCCATTGCAAAGACAGACCCGCTCCCTGTAAGCTGactgaggaggaacaggaggaggagtctgaggttCACCTGGCTCTGTCGGAATCAGATGATGAGAAGTCGGAGTCAGAAACAAAGGAGGTGGACTCAGAAACAAAGAAGGTGGGGTcaagactggaggaggtggagtcaAGACAGCAGCCAGTGGAGTCTGAACATGAAGAGATGTTGTCTAAAGGAGAAGCAGAGAGGGGAGTTAATGTCCTGAAGATGCAG GAGATGCAGTCGGCACACGAGGCTGGCGATGAGGctgatgatgatagtgatgatgaaGGTCAGAGGGCAGCAGAGGATGTGGCGTTTGCTCAGGACTACTTGCACAGG GTCTGTTCTGTGGTGCAGGTGTGTCCAGAGCGAGCAGAGCACCTCCTACAGGTGTTGGATGAGTTCTTGGGTTCATCTGCACCTCCAGAGTCTCTGTTCTTCAGCCTTAGCTCTATCCTGTCATCGTCTCCTCAGCTGCTCAAAGACTTTGCTGCCTTCTTGACACCGACGCAGGCCGAATGCTGTGGACTG TTGGTGGAGCAGCAGCTGTTTGAACGCAGCCGGCGGTTTCTACGGCGACTGGGGAGAAGTCTTGGAGAGGGTTCCACCCTCTACCAGGAAGTGGTGTCAGTTCTGCAGGGAAGCTCTGCCCCCTCACTTGAAGACAGGGAGAAG ATCTCATCCCTCCTCAGACTCCACACTGACCTCCAACAGGAATTCTGGGACTTTTTCCAGCAGCTCCATGCCCCATCATCTCCAGTGGCAACAGTCTCTGACACCATAGCAACAGATTGCATTTCCCAGAATCCCTCTGACATATCTGAGGATAGAGAGACAGGAAGTGACTctcaggaagaggaggagcctcCAGTTTGTGCCAAAAACACCTCAGTGACATCCAATGGAGAGAAAGTTATTGTATGGACCCG AGAGGCAGACCGTCTGATCCTGACGACCTGTCAACAGAAAGGAGCCAATAGGAAGACATTCAGACAGGTGTCCACCCAGCTGGGCAACAAGACTGCACAACAG GTCAGTCTCCGTTTCCGTGACCTGATGAGTTTGTTCCACTCAGCCAATCACAGGTCCATGTCATGTTCTTCAGAAGACCAACCAATCAGCAGACAGGAGGCGGCTCCAGACTAA
- the LOC115428075 gene encoding zinc finger protein 391-like, translating into MSKVQNLRSLVEQRLTAAAEEIFGLFERTIAEYEEELCRTKEENQRQRQILDDDWNPRSLIHREGSSSDVNEQSVVKEEVPPEQQEWSPSLDQDQESGQEPGGPGSPYIKEEHKQLWTIQKGEQLQDLMQPRIDSDSSADIHQLLVLKEKVPTEQQDFSHTFCLNQEDPEPLRFGEEQEELLTNQNSEDCCGSELASSFHPYSLVQTHTENMTRLSSDTEVSDEDKEATNDPQTSLTFGTKRRCNLSVKWFNCSVCGQRFRQNSTLKVHMRTHTGEKPYCCSICGKGFSQKGNYNGHMRRHTGEKPFSCSICNRHFRFRGDMSRHVKKTHTGKKNAWLKVSDMNLRNLDEPLRLEVRASGVESNVTEDLKESRKQSNGWNSPPLNDLSCKTGKQSFFEYSQKHRQKSKHKVHMKTHTGKETYMNTSDNLHQESNRLTNSDPDEHLLAKIMDRPSGVENQDSDAGWKESREPGLQSNTQTNDELSYSQNDTTCNSPKKSYHCSECGYKFGQKPHLKIHMRIHTGEKPYSCSICGKRFSQKGNSIGHMRCHTGEKPFHCSICNRGFRFRGDMNRHMKIHTEQKNLMLAI; encoded by the exons ATGTCTAAAGTTCAAAACCTGAGATCGTtggtggagcagagactaactgcagctgctgaagagatatttggactgtttgaaagaaccatagcagagtacgaggaggaactttgtcgaactaaagaagaaaaccagcgacaaagacaaatactggacGATGATTGGAACCCAAGAAGCCTGATTCACAGGGAAG GAAGTTCTTCAGATGTAAATGAGCAGTCAGTGGTTAAAGAAGAGGTCCCCCCTGAGCAGCAGGAGTGGAGCCCCAGTCTGGATCAAGACCAGGAGTCTGGCCAGGAACCAGGAGGTCCAGGGTCCCCTTACATTAAGGAGGAACACAAGCAACTGTGGACCATCCAGAAGGGAGAACAGCTTCAAGACCTAATGCAGCCAAGAATAGATTCAG aTTCCTCTGCAGACATCCACCAACTGTTGGTGCTTAAAGAAAAGGTTCCTACTGAGCAGCAGGACTTTAGTCACACTTTCTGTCTGAACCAGGAGGACCCAGAGCCCCTCCGCTTTGGAGAAGAGCAGGAGGAACTCTTGACCAACCAGAATTCGGAGGACTGTTGTGGATCAGAACTAGCCAGCAGCTTTCATCCATATAGCCttgtacaaacacacactgagaatATGACTCGACTCTCTTCTGACACAGAAGTCAGTGATGAAGACAAGGAGGCCACAAATGATCCTCAGACCAGTTTAACTTTTGGAACCAAAAGAAGATGTAATCTATCTGTGAAATGGTTCAACTGCTCTGTGTGCGGTCAAAGGTTTCGCCAAAATTCAACCCTGAAGGTTCATATGAGAACACAcacaggagaaaaaccatatTGCTGCTCCATCTGTGGAAAAGGATTTTCTCAAAAAGGAAATTACAATGGTCACATGAGGCGTCACACAGGAGAAAAACCTTTCAGCTGCTCCATCTGTAATAGGCACTTCAGATTTCGTGGAGACATGAGCCGACATGTAAAGAAGACCCACACAGGAAAGAAAAATGCATGGTTAAAGGTTAGTGATATGAATCTTAGAAACTTGGACGAACCTTTACGACTTGAAGTCAGAGCTTCGGGAGTTGAGAGTAACGTCACTGAAGACTTGAAGGAGAGCAGAAAGCAATCAAATGGCTGGAACAGTCCCCCTCTTAATGATCTGAGCTGTAAAACTGGTAAACAGTCATTTTTTGAATACAGtcaaaaacatagacaaaaatcaAAACACAAAGTCCACATGAAAACCCATACAGGAAAGGAGACATATATGAACACTAGCGATAACCTTCACCAGGAGTCAAATAGACTTACAAACTCCGATCCAGATGAACATTTACTAGCTAAAATCATGGACAGACCTTCGGGAGTTGAGAATCAAGACAGTGATGCTGGTTGGAAAGAGAGCAGAGAACCTGGGTTACAGTCAAACACCCAGACTAATGATGAACTGTCTTACTCTCAAAATGACACTACATGTAACAGTCCTAAAAAATCATATCACTGCTCTGAGTGTGGCTACAAATTTGGACAAAAACCACACCTAAAAATCCACATGAGAATCCACACAGGAGAAAAACCATACAGCTGTTCCATCTGTGGAAAGAGATTTTCTCAAAAAGGAAACTCAATCGGTCACATGAGATGTCACACGGGAGAGAAACCCTTCCACTGCTCCATCTGTAACAGGGGTTTCAGATTTCGTGGAGACATGAACCGACACATGAAGATCCACACTGAACAGAAAAACTTAATGTTAGCAATATAA
- the LOC115428114 gene encoding zinc finger protein 3 homolog, giving the protein MQECSPSQDQEDPEPPHIKEEQEELQVNQEADIIKFSSTPVPVKSEDDDEVTQASQLHQRQTEENGEYCGGSEPANSFHPHGHLKTQTEDSSECDTDDSDFWEKTNQQLSDFKTKKVSQCHRTANTDKQRLKLRNRTGKKQFSCSLESKQCPQRQHLELHTGIKTKKKQKNVQVKEEPQHNWIIQGPENADMKFPSDPVTMKREKDEEEVYSSTHHQRQTEENRANCGGVEPVKNLAPGQQDAINAKNLASSKTDNSTDADSSDEENTTQVTNSTKDVMRTHNSEHKIKHLWPECDKIFYGKSALNEQMQVHTGERPFSCSVCQKRYSNSSYLWSHMQVHEEQKPYACSECDKRFCKSSYLLSHMKVHEGQKPYACSECDKRFSKSSYLWSHMRIHAGEKPFACSECGKKFVRKEHLVEHVKIHTGERPFSCSVCQKTFKLKSDVKRHMVGHTGEKHFACSVCHKRFTRRGHLTIHMNLHTGEKPFSCSVCQKMFLNKSSMSSHMASHAEQKMVCPVCGVKLTHKSSVRRHMGRYHPSFGGETAGLSNVMKNGFQ; this is encoded by the coding sequence ATGCAGGAGTGTAGCCCCAGTCAGGACCAGGAGGACCCAGAACCTCCACACAttaaagaggagcaggaggaactGCAGGTCAATCAGGAGGCTGATATCATAAAGTTCTCATCCACTCCTGTCCCTGTGAagagtgaagatgatgatgaggtaACTCAGGCCTCACAACTTCATCAAAGACAAACTGAGGAGAACGGAGAGTACTGTGGAGGATCAGAACCAGCCAACAGCTTCCATCCACATggacatttaaaaacacagactgaagactCTTCTGAATGTGACACTGATGACagtgacttttgggaaaagaccAACCAACAGCTGTCagattttaagacaaaaaaagtcTCCCAATGTCATAGAACTGCtaacacagacaaacaaagacTAAAGTTAAGAAATCGTACAGGAAAGAAACAGTTCAGCTGCTCATTAGAGTCTAAACAATGTCCACAAAGGCAACATTTGGAGCTTCACACTGGgataaaaaccaagaagaagcagaagaatgTACAAGTTAAAGAGGAACCACAGCATAATTGGATCATTCAAGGTCCTGAGAATGCTGATATGAAATTTCCATCTGACCCTGTTACCATGAAGAGGGAAAAGGATGAAGAGGAAGTTTACTCCTCAACACATCATCAAAGACAAACTGAGGAGAACAGAGCCAACTGTGGAGGAGTAGAACCAGTTAAGAACCTGGCTCCAGGTCAACAAGATGCTATTAATGCAAAGAACTTAGCGTCTTCTAAAACTGACAACAGTACTGACGCTGACTCTTCTGATGAGGAGAACACAACACAGGTTACCAACTCCACCAAGGATGTCATGAGAACTCATAACTCGGAACATAAAATTAAACATCTCTGGCCTGAATGTGATAAAATATTTTACGGGAAGTCAGCATTGAATGAGCAAATGCAAGTCCATACAGGAGAGAGGCCATTCAGCTGTTCAGTATGTCAAAAAAGATATAGTAACTCATCATATTTATGGTCTCACATGCAAGTCCATGAGGAACAGAAACCGTATGCTTGCTCAGAATGTGATAAAAGATTTTGTAAGTCATCATATTTATTGTCTCACATGAAAGTCCATGAGGGACAGAAACCATATGCTTGCTCAGAATGTGATAAAAGATTTAGTAAATCATCATATTTATGGTCTCACATGAGAATCCATGCAGGAGAGAAACCATTTGCTTGCTCAGAATGTGGTAAAAAATTTGTCCGAAAAGAACACTTAGTAGAGCATGTGAAaatccacactggagagagacctttcagctgttcagtttgtCAGAAAACCTTCAAACTGAAGTCTGATGTTAAGAGACATATGGTAGGTCACACAGGAGAGAAGCACTTTGCTTGTTCAGTGTGTCATAAACGATTCACTCGGAGGGGACACTTAACTATTCACATGAACTTGCACACAGGAGAAAAAcctttcagctgttcagtttgtCAGAAAATGTTTCTAAATAAAAGTTCCATGAGCTCGCACATGGCTTCACATGCTGAACAAAAAATGGTTTGTCCAGTATGCGGTGTAAAATTGACCCATAAGTCATCTGTGCGTCGGCACATGGGTCGTTATCATCCTTCTTTTGGAGGTGAGACAGCAGGACTCAGTAATGTAATGAAAAATGGTTTCCAGTAG